The proteins below are encoded in one region of Micromonospora yangpuensis:
- a CDS encoding YggS family pyridoxal phosphate-dependent enzyme: protein MTDKDSTVRPDRRAELAAGLARVRTRIADACAAAGRDRDTVTMIAVTKTYPVDDVLALAGLGVHDLGENRDQEAAGKAAEVAAAGVRPRWHFVGQLQRNKCRSVVRYADVVHSVDRVRLVGALATASAAARDRPLDVLLQVSIDADPDRGGAVPDSADPDTGLGPVAEAVAAAPALRLTGLMAVAPLGWAPERAFSRLAEVAAAFRADHPEATALSAGMSGDLEIAIAHGATQVRVGSALLGMRPTLR from the coding sequence ATGACCGACAAGGACAGCACGGTACGGCCCGACCGGCGGGCCGAACTCGCCGCCGGGCTGGCCCGGGTCAGGACCCGGATCGCCGACGCCTGCGCCGCCGCGGGCCGGGACCGCGACACGGTCACCATGATCGCGGTCACCAAGACGTACCCGGTCGACGACGTGCTGGCGTTGGCCGGCCTCGGGGTGCACGACCTGGGGGAGAACCGTGACCAGGAGGCGGCCGGCAAGGCCGCCGAGGTCGCGGCGGCCGGGGTACGTCCCCGCTGGCACTTCGTCGGTCAGTTGCAGCGCAACAAGTGCCGCTCGGTGGTCCGCTACGCCGACGTGGTCCACTCGGTCGACCGGGTCCGGTTGGTGGGTGCGCTCGCCACCGCCTCGGCGGCGGCACGGGACCGGCCACTGGACGTCCTGCTGCAGGTGAGCATCGACGCCGACCCGGACCGGGGCGGGGCCGTGCCGGACTCCGCCGATCCGGACACCGGGCTGGGGCCGGTGGCCGAGGCGGTGGCGGCGGCGCCGGCGCTGCGGCTGACCGGGTTGATGGCGGTGGCCCCGCTGGGCTGGGCACCGGAGCGGGCGTTCAGCCGGTTGGCCGAGGTCGCCGCGGCGTTCCGGGCGGACCATCCGGAGGCCACCGCGCTCTCCGCCGGGATGAGCGGTGACCTGGAGATCGCGATCGCCCACGGCGCGACACAGGTCCGCGTCGGTAGCGCGTTGCTCGGAATGCGTCCCACGCTGCGGTAG
- the ftsZ gene encoding cell division protein FtsZ: MTPPHNYLAVIKVVGIGGGGVNAVNRMIEVGLKGVEFIAINTDAQALLMSDADVKLDVGRELTRGLGAGANPDVGKNAAEDHRDEIEEVLKGADMVFVTCGEGGGTGTGGAPVVANIARKLGALTIGVVTRPFSFEGKRRQVQAESGIDELRNQCDTLIVIPNDRLLALGDRNISMMDAFRTADQVLLSGVQGITDLITTPGLINLDFADVKSVMSGAGSALMGIGSARGENRAVEAAEAAISSPLLEQSMDGARGVLLSIAGGSDLGLFEINDAAQLVTDAAHPDANIIFGAVIDDALGDEVRVTVIAAGFDGGVPAYKTAEPPRKTNQNQPAPPSTPPPATMSPPTQSPRRVLFDDVDVPDFLKNGS; the protein is encoded by the coding sequence ATGACACCTCCGCACAACTATCTGGCGGTCATCAAGGTCGTCGGCATCGGTGGCGGCGGCGTCAACGCCGTCAACCGCATGATCGAGGTTGGGCTCAAGGGCGTCGAGTTCATCGCGATCAACACCGATGCGCAGGCGCTGCTGATGAGTGACGCCGACGTCAAGCTGGACGTCGGCCGCGAACTGACCCGGGGGCTCGGCGCCGGCGCCAACCCGGACGTGGGCAAGAACGCCGCGGAGGACCACCGCGACGAGATCGAGGAGGTGCTCAAGGGCGCCGACATGGTCTTCGTCACCTGCGGTGAGGGTGGCGGCACCGGCACCGGTGGCGCGCCGGTGGTGGCGAACATCGCCCGTAAGCTCGGCGCGCTGACCATCGGCGTGGTGACCCGGCCGTTCTCGTTCGAGGGCAAGCGCCGCCAGGTGCAGGCCGAGTCCGGGATAGACGAGCTGCGCAACCAGTGCGACACGCTGATCGTCATCCCCAACGACCGGCTGCTGGCCCTGGGTGACCGCAACATCAGCATGATGGACGCGTTCCGCACCGCCGACCAGGTGCTGCTCTCCGGTGTCCAGGGGATCACCGACCTGATCACCACGCCCGGCCTGATCAACCTGGACTTCGCCGACGTCAAGAGCGTGATGAGCGGGGCCGGCAGCGCGCTGATGGGCATCGGCAGCGCCCGGGGCGAGAACCGGGCCGTCGAGGCGGCCGAGGCGGCCATCTCCAGCCCGCTGCTGGAGCAGAGCATGGACGGGGCGCGCGGGGTGCTGCTCTCCATCGCCGGCGGCTCCGACCTGGGCCTGTTCGAGATCAACGACGCGGCGCAGCTGGTCACCGACGCGGCCCACCCGGACGCCAACATCATCTTCGGGGCGGTCATCGACGACGCGCTCGGTGACGAGGTGCGGGTCACCGTGATCGCCGCCGGTTTCGACGGTGGGGTGCCGGCGTACAAGACCGCCGAGCCGCCCCGCAAGACCAACCAGAACCAGCCGGCTCCGCCGAGCACGCCGCCGCCGGCCACCATGTCGCCACCCACCCAGTCGCCGCGTCGGGTGCTCTTCGACGACGTCGACGTGCCGGACTTCCTCAAGAACGGATCCTGA
- a CDS encoding cell division protein FtsQ/DivIB, with amino-acid sequence MSSGPARGRAGGSDGGGRRGPDAAGRRGRPTPDAGGGRRGPHRRWQLVRAGSDAVPASTRRFMARARQRRVRAALPWAVAAGVLTLAALVAWTLLGTGLFGVREVRVVGADLVTPVEVRDAVAVPDDTPLARVDLTATAARVGALAPVERATVSRDWPGTLVVRVVERTGVAVVPQGDGFVVIDRSGVVFRSVAQPPAGLPVVRVVRPGPADPGTRAALAVLAVLTPELRERLLDVRVEGLARISLGLRDERTVFWGDATRGTEKSRVATALLGQPAERVDVSAPDVVTVK; translated from the coding sequence ATGAGTTCCGGGCCGGCCCGGGGCCGCGCGGGCGGCTCCGACGGTGGTGGCCGGCGCGGTCCGGACGCCGCTGGTCGCCGGGGCCGCCCCACCCCGGACGCCGGTGGCGGCCGGCGCGGACCGCACCGCCGCTGGCAGTTGGTGCGCGCCGGTTCCGACGCGGTGCCGGCGTCCACCCGGCGGTTCATGGCCCGCGCCCGGCAGCGTCGGGTCCGGGCGGCGTTGCCCTGGGCGGTCGCGGCCGGGGTGCTCACCCTGGCCGCACTGGTGGCCTGGACGCTGCTCGGCACCGGCCTGTTCGGGGTACGCGAGGTCCGGGTGGTCGGTGCCGACCTGGTGACCCCGGTCGAGGTACGCGACGCGGTGGCGGTGCCGGACGACACGCCGTTGGCCCGGGTGGACCTGACCGCCACGGCGGCCCGGGTCGGCGCCTTGGCGCCGGTCGAGCGGGCCACGGTGTCCCGGGACTGGCCGGGCACCCTGGTCGTGCGGGTGGTGGAGCGCACCGGGGTGGCCGTGGTGCCGCAGGGCGACGGGTTCGTGGTGATCGACCGTTCGGGGGTGGTCTTCCGCTCGGTGGCCCAGCCTCCGGCCGGCCTGCCGGTGGTCCGGGTGGTGCGGCCGGGGCCGGCCGATCCGGGCACCCGGGCCGCCCTGGCGGTGCTCGCGGTGCTCACCCCGGAGCTGCGGGAGCGCCTGCTCGACGTGCGGGTCGAGGGGCTGGCCCGGATCAGCCTGGGGTTGCGCGACGAGCGGACCGTCTTCTGGGGCGACGCCACCCGGGGCACGGAGAAGTCCCGGGTGGCCACCGCGCTGCTCGGTCAGCCGGCCGAGCGGGTCGACGTCAGCGCGCCGGACGTGGTGACGGTCAAGTGA
- the murC gene encoding UDP-N-acetylmuramate--L-alanine ligase yields the protein MNTAQFTPAGTLTAEDLGAIHLIGVGGVGMAGLARLFLTRGLPVSGSELREWPSLAGMRALGGTIHMRHEAANLDGVDTVIYSTAIPQDHLELVEARRRGLRVLHRSEALAAAMTGRRAVAVAGTHGKTSTTSMVTMVLQRAGQDPSFVIGGEISEVGSGAHHGTGEYFVVEADESDRSFLIYRPYVSVITNVEADHLNTYGDLATLEAAFADFARLTDPDGYVVTCADDPGAQRLAATLRAEGRRVYTYGEAPDADLRLTELASSARGVRYLAEIDGRSLGELRMPVPGRHMALNSAAAVLTAYLLGLPVEAAEAALGAFPGVRRRFERKGVADGVLVYDEYAYHPTSMTLALQTLREVAADGRLIVVFQPYRLYRTRDLQAEIAAALGIADELVLLEVFGPGELRQPGQGSAALIEAVPLPAERKVFVDSWDDVPVEVARRARPGDVVVTMGAPPISLMGDELLAALQARAGEVVDPPASTLG from the coding sequence ATGAACACCGCGCAGTTCACTCCGGCCGGCACGCTGACCGCCGAGGACCTCGGGGCGATCCACCTGATCGGGGTGGGCGGGGTCGGCATGGCCGGCCTGGCCCGGCTCTTTCTCACCCGGGGCCTGCCGGTCTCCGGCAGCGAGCTGCGGGAGTGGCCCTCGCTGGCCGGGATGCGGGCGCTGGGCGGCACCATCCACATGCGCCACGAGGCGGCCAACCTGGACGGGGTGGACACCGTCATCTACTCCACCGCCATCCCGCAGGACCACCTGGAGCTGGTCGAGGCCCGGCGGCGAGGGCTGCGGGTGCTGCACCGCTCGGAGGCCCTGGCCGCGGCGATGACCGGCCGGCGGGCGGTGGCGGTGGCCGGCACCCACGGCAAGACCAGCACCACCTCGATGGTGACCATGGTCCTGCAGCGGGCCGGCCAGGACCCGTCCTTCGTCATCGGCGGGGAGATCTCCGAGGTGGGCTCCGGGGCGCACCACGGCACCGGCGAGTACTTCGTGGTGGAGGCCGACGAGAGTGACCGGTCCTTCCTGATCTACCGCCCGTACGTCTCGGTCATCACCAACGTCGAGGCCGACCACCTCAACACCTACGGCGACCTGGCCACCCTGGAGGCCGCGTTCGCCGACTTCGCCCGGCTCACCGACCCCGACGGGTACGTGGTGACCTGCGCCGACGACCCGGGCGCCCAGCGGTTGGCGGCGACCCTGCGGGCCGAGGGCCGGCGGGTGTACACCTACGGCGAGGCGCCCGACGCCGACCTGCGCCTGACCGAGCTGGCCTCGTCCGCCCGGGGGGTGCGGTACCTGGCCGAGATCGACGGCCGGTCGCTGGGCGAGCTGCGGATGCCGGTGCCCGGCCGGCACATGGCGCTCAACAGCGCCGCCGCGGTGCTCACCGCGTACCTGCTGGGGTTGCCGGTCGAGGCGGCCGAGGCCGCGCTCGGTGCGTTCCCCGGGGTGCGGCGGCGCTTCGAGCGCAAGGGCGTGGCCGACGGTGTGCTGGTCTACGACGAGTACGCCTACCACCCGACCTCGATGACGCTGGCCCTGCAGACGCTGCGGGAGGTGGCCGCCGACGGTCGGTTGATCGTGGTCTTCCAGCCCTACCGGCTGTACCGCACCCGGGACCTGCAGGCGGAGATCGCCGCCGCGCTGGGCATCGCCGACGAGTTGGTGCTGCTGGAGGTCTTCGGCCCCGGTGAGCTGCGGCAGCCGGGCCAGGGGTCGGCGGCGCTGATCGAGGCGGTGCCGTTGCCGGCCGAGCGGAAGGTCTTCGTGGACTCCTGGGACGACGTCCCGGTGGAGGTGGCCCGGCGGGCCCGCCCCGGCGACGTGGTGGTGACCATGGGCGCGCCACCGATCTCGCTGATGGGCGACGAGTTGCTGGCGGCCCTGCAGGCCCGGGCCGGGGAGGTCGTCGACCCGCCGGCGTCCACCCTCGGATGA
- the murG gene encoding undecaprenyldiphospho-muramoylpentapeptide beta-N-acetylglucosaminyltransferase has translation MGPLRSVVLAGGGTGGHIYPLLAFADCLRRHDPGVRITCLGTPKGLENELIPPQGYDLRQIPAYQLPRSVNLNLVKTPGRMWTAARAAGKVIDEVQADAVVGFGGYVSVPAYLAAWRRELPIVIHEVNVPPGVANRLGMRFTNHVAVGFPHQPQQAEALRDARVVGVPLRRGIAGLDRARHAAAARAHFGLRPDLPTLFVAGGSQGARSINLAVSGAAKELARNGIQVLHVIGARNEPVPVPTDLPVPYVTLPYLSEMEAGYAAADLMLGRGGAMTCAEVAAIGLPTIYVPYPHSNQEQKRNALPVVEAGGGLLVDDAELTPDWVERTVVPLVRDPQRLAAMGAAAAAYGRRDGDEALLNFVYEAVNR, from the coding sequence ATGGGTCCGCTGCGTTCGGTGGTACTCGCGGGAGGTGGCACGGGGGGGCACATCTACCCGTTGCTCGCCTTCGCCGACTGCCTGCGCCGGCACGACCCCGGCGTCCGGATCACCTGCCTGGGCACACCGAAGGGCCTGGAGAACGAGCTGATCCCGCCGCAGGGCTACGACCTGCGCCAGATCCCGGCCTACCAGCTGCCCCGGTCGGTCAACCTGAACCTGGTCAAGACCCCGGGTCGGATGTGGACGGCGGCCCGCGCGGCGGGCAAGGTGATCGACGAGGTCCAGGCCGACGCCGTGGTCGGCTTCGGCGGGTACGTCTCGGTGCCGGCGTACCTGGCCGCCTGGCGGCGCGAGCTGCCGATCGTGATCCACGAGGTGAACGTCCCACCGGGGGTGGCCAACCGGCTCGGCATGCGGTTCACCAACCACGTGGCGGTGGGTTTCCCGCACCAGCCGCAGCAGGCCGAGGCGCTGCGTGACGCCCGGGTGGTCGGGGTGCCGCTGCGCCGGGGCATCGCCGGGCTGGACCGGGCCCGGCACGCCGCCGCCGCGCGGGCCCACTTCGGACTCCGCCCGGACCTGCCGACCCTCTTCGTCGCCGGTGGCTCGCAGGGCGCCCGCTCGATCAACCTGGCGGTCTCCGGGGCGGCCAAGGAGTTGGCCCGCAACGGCATCCAGGTGCTGCACGTGATCGGCGCCCGCAACGAGCCGGTGCCGGTCCCCACCGACCTGCCGGTGCCGTACGTGACCCTGCCGTACCTGTCCGAGATGGAGGCCGGCTACGCCGCGGCCGACCTGATGCTGGGCCGGGGCGGCGCGATGACCTGCGCCGAGGTGGCCGCGATCGGGCTGCCCACCATCTACGTGCCGTACCCGCACAGCAACCAGGAGCAGAAGCGCAACGCGCTGCCCGTGGTGGAGGCCGGTGGTGGGCTGCTGGTCGATGACGCGGAGCTGACCCCGGACTGGGTGGAGCGTACGGTCGTCCCCCTGGTCCGGGACCCGCAGCGACTGGCCGCGATGGGCGCGGCGGCGGCGGCGTACGGGCGGCGCGACGGCGACGAGGCGCTGCTGAACTTCGTCTACGAGGCGGTGAACCGGTGA
- the mraY gene encoding phospho-N-acetylmuramoyl-pentapeptide-transferase, whose translation MRAVIVAIGVAFLVSLFCTPIAIKVFTRLKAGQPIRTDGPQMHQGKKGTPTMGGVVFILATVIAYVAGHLALTTLPDAQIAQVEPTITALVLLGLMVFCGAVGFIDDFLKVRKRHSGGLSARGKLLGQILVGAVFGVVALYFPSTMTDASGTLTNTETVGSTTLSFIRDIPVLDVTKIGAVIIFIFVVMASTNGVNLTDGLDGLATGASVMVLAAYALIAFWQYRHWCADPTYTANPNNYCYTVRDPLEIALIAGAAAGACVGFLWWNTSPARIFMGDTGALGLGGLIAGMAMSTRTIMLLPIIGGLFVIITMSVVIQIISFKTTGKRVFRMSPLQHHFELAGWSEVNIVVRFWIIAGIGVAIALGLFYSDFLANMG comes from the coding sequence ATGAGGGCGGTCATCGTCGCCATCGGGGTGGCCTTCCTGGTCTCCCTGTTCTGCACCCCCATCGCGATCAAGGTGTTCACCCGGCTCAAGGCGGGGCAGCCGATCCGGACCGACGGTCCGCAGATGCACCAGGGCAAGAAGGGCACCCCGACCATGGGCGGGGTGGTCTTCATCCTCGCCACGGTCATCGCGTACGTCGCCGGTCACCTGGCCCTGACCACCCTGCCGGACGCGCAGATCGCCCAGGTCGAGCCGACCATCACCGCGCTGGTGCTGCTGGGGCTGATGGTCTTCTGCGGCGCGGTCGGCTTCATCGACGACTTCCTGAAGGTCCGCAAGCGGCACAGCGGCGGGCTGAGCGCCCGGGGCAAGCTGCTCGGGCAGATCCTGGTCGGTGCGGTCTTCGGTGTCGTCGCGCTCTACTTCCCGAGCACCATGACCGACGCCAGCGGCACGCTCACCAACACCGAGACGGTGGGCAGCACCACGCTGAGCTTCATCCGGGACATCCCGGTGCTGGACGTCACCAAGATCGGCGCGGTGATCATCTTCATCTTCGTCGTGATGGCCTCGACCAACGGGGTGAACCTCACCGACGGCCTGGACGGCCTGGCCACCGGCGCCTCGGTGATGGTGCTCGCCGCGTACGCCCTGATCGCGTTCTGGCAGTACCGGCACTGGTGCGCCGACCCGACGTACACCGCCAACCCGAACAACTACTGCTACACGGTCCGGGATCCGCTGGAGATCGCCCTGATCGCCGGGGCGGCGGCCGGGGCCTGTGTGGGCTTCCTGTGGTGGAACACCTCCCCGGCCCGGATCTTCATGGGTGACACCGGTGCCCTCGGTCTGGGCGGGCTGATCGCCGGGATGGCGATGTCCACCCGCACGATCATGCTGCTGCCGATCATCGGTGGCCTCTTCGTGATCATCACCATGTCCGTGGTGATCCAGATCATCTCCTTCAAGACCACCGGCAAGCGGGTCTTCCGGATGTCGCCCCTACAGCACCACTTCGAGCTGGCCGGGTGGAGCGAGGTCAACATCGTGGTCCGGTTCTGGATCATCGCCGGGATCGGCGTGGCGATCGCGCTCGGCCTGTTCTACAGCGACTTCCTCGCCAACATGGGCTGA
- a CDS encoding UDP-N-acetylmuramoyl-L-alanyl-D-glutamate--2,6-diaminopimelate ligase, whose translation MRSEPDDRVGSDAVPGNPRPRSVPPVRLGDLAARLPADASPGAQPALDPQVADRSVTGVTHASQEVRPGDLYAALPGARRHGAEFAAAAAAAGAVAALTDPAGAAMVAEAGLPALVVADPRAVLGGLASAVYGDPTEALTVIGITGTAGKTSTAYLVEAGLRAAGHTTGLIGTVETRLGDLVVASARTTPEATDLHAMLAAARERGVTAVVMEVSSHALAMGRVGGVRFAVGGYTNFGSDHLDFHADSADYFAAKAQLFDGRCAVEVLNHDDPALRVLFTPATVSYSAAGDPTATWWAADVDGEGYAQRFTAHGPAGLVLPAQVALPGRHNVANALLAVAMLTAVGIDPATAVAGVAGCGGVPGRLELVATAGPVRGVVDYAHKADAIVAVLAALRELSAGRLICVIGAGGDRDRGKRPVMGAAAAEGADVVLVTDDNPRTEDPAAIRAEVLAGAYQAGTPARIIEVPGRRAAIDEAVRLAEPGDVVALLGKGHERGQEIAGEVQPFDDRTELADALRARFGDLAGRR comes from the coding sequence GTGCGGTCGGAACCGGACGACCGGGTAGGGTCTGACGCCGTGCCCGGCAATCCACGTCCCCGTAGCGTGCCTCCCGTCCGACTCGGCGACCTCGCCGCCCGGCTCCCGGCGGACGCCTCGCCGGGTGCCCAGCCGGCCCTGGACCCGCAGGTCGCGGACCGGTCGGTGACCGGGGTGACCCACGCCAGCCAGGAGGTCCGCCCCGGCGACCTGTACGCCGCCCTGCCCGGCGCCCGTCGGCACGGCGCGGAGTTCGCCGCCGCCGCGGCGGCGGCCGGCGCGGTGGCGGCGTTGACCGACCCGGCCGGCGCGGCCATGGTCGCCGAGGCCGGCCTGCCGGCCCTGGTGGTCGCCGACCCCCGCGCGGTGCTCGGCGGGCTGGCCTCGGCCGTCTACGGCGACCCCACCGAGGCGTTGACCGTCATCGGGATCACCGGCACCGCCGGCAAGACCTCCACCGCGTACCTGGTCGAGGCGGGACTGCGGGCGGCCGGCCACACCACCGGCCTGATCGGCACCGTCGAGACCCGGCTGGGCGACCTGGTCGTGGCCAGCGCGCGGACCACCCCGGAGGCCACCGACCTGCACGCCATGCTCGCCGCGGCCCGGGAGCGCGGGGTCACCGCCGTGGTCATGGAGGTCTCCAGCCACGCGCTGGCGATGGGCCGGGTCGGCGGGGTCCGCTTCGCCGTCGGCGGGTACACCAACTTCGGCTCGGACCACCTGGACTTCCACGCCGACTCGGCGGACTACTTCGCGGCCAAGGCACAGCTCTTCGACGGGCGCTGCGCGGTCGAGGTGCTCAACCACGACGACCCGGCCTTGCGGGTCCTGTTCACCCCGGCCACGGTCAGCTACTCCGCCGCCGGCGACCCCACCGCCACCTGGTGGGCCGCGGACGTCGACGGCGAGGGGTACGCCCAACGGTTCACCGCGCACGGCCCGGCCGGCCTGGTCCTGCCGGCCCAGGTGGCGCTGCCGGGGCGGCACAACGTGGCCAACGCGCTGCTGGCCGTGGCCATGCTGACCGCCGTCGGGATCGACCCGGCCACCGCGGTGGCCGGAGTGGCCGGCTGTGGTGGCGTACCCGGCCGGTTGGAGCTGGTCGCCACGGCCGGCCCGGTCCGGGGCGTGGTCGACTACGCGCACAAGGCGGACGCGATCGTCGCGGTGCTGGCGGCCCTGCGCGAGCTGAGCGCCGGCCGGCTGATCTGTGTCATCGGTGCCGGCGGCGACCGGGACCGGGGCAAACGCCCGGTGATGGGCGCCGCCGCGGCGGAGGGAGCCGACGTGGTCCTGGTGACCGACGACAACCCGCGTACCGAGGACCCGGCGGCGATCCGCGCCGAGGTGCTCGCCGGGGCGTACCAGGCCGGCACGCCGGCCCGGATCATCGAGGTGCCGGGCCGCCGGGCGGCCATCGACGAGGCGGTCCGGCTGGCCGAGCCGGGGGACGTGGTGGCGCTGCTCGGCAAGGGCCACGAGCGGGGGCAGGAGATCGCCGGCGAGGTCCAGCCCTTCGACGACCGGACCGAGCTGGCCGACGCGCTGCGGGCCCGCTTCGGTGACCTGGCGGGTCGCCGATGA
- a CDS encoding peptidoglycan D,D-transpeptidase FtsI family protein, translating to MPPPRSEDPRRDATGARRGSSRASGARGGEAGGGISDARAYTPRGRTIREGAADGSPRRTPRAGRAGDPFRPALQVLDGGRAGTNRTGRRDAAATGRGGVIRTVQARPVADDPDDEAGPPPRRRPGPRPARGPDRRGAARRPVRKPRRAPKLADPRRRLRLATVLTLAVFATIGIRLVVLQAVETPAWAGAGLSDRLISVDLPAPRGAIYDRDGAPLAHSIEARYVFADPTRIDDRAATAQALSPLLGVAASDLAERMRPRIRENGKPSEFEYLARGVPIERARQIMALELNGIGSHRDERREVPNGDLAANLLGFTSDDMTGLEGLEARYDDVLSGVDGRRVYESGRNKLAAPIPGGFSQTTRAEPGSSVCLTIDRDLQFRVQRILGERMAETRGSTGAAVVLDVATGEVLAQASYPGYDAAKPAQSEPVDREDAATSFVVDPGSVHKAITFGAALEEGVITPETTLPIPNAIQMGDTWFADTHPAQGREMSLAGMMAHSSNVGTIKIAELLGRDNLIEYQRRFGLGQPTGEGMPGEAAGRILPAQEWSGSSYGSVPIGHSVDATPLQMAAAYAAIANDGTWIQPHLVKEIVDAKGDRTPAAAPKTHRVLSPQNAAALRTILEAVTTVPDATGTAAAVSGYRVAGKTGTGWRLVDGRKQPGEVASFIGMAPAEKPRYVIAVFAHTPVGGGGEITAPAFADMMRFTLQHYRVPPSSSDDTPNFVVYPR from the coding sequence GTGCCACCACCACGCTCGGAGGATCCGCGCCGGGACGCCACAGGCGCCCGGCGCGGTTCGTCGCGGGCCAGCGGCGCGCGCGGCGGCGAGGCGGGCGGCGGCATCTCCGACGCCCGCGCGTACACGCCCCGGGGCCGAACCATCCGGGAGGGCGCCGCCGACGGGTCGCCGCGGCGCACGCCCCGCGCGGGTCGGGCCGGTGACCCGTTCCGGCCGGCGTTGCAGGTGCTCGACGGCGGTCGTGCCGGTACCAACCGGACCGGTCGGCGGGACGCGGCCGCGACCGGCCGGGGTGGGGTCATCCGGACGGTGCAGGCGCGTCCGGTCGCCGACGACCCCGACGACGAGGCCGGCCCGCCACCGCGCCGCCGACCCGGTCCGCGGCCGGCCCGTGGTCCGGACCGTCGTGGTGCGGCCCGGCGGCCGGTGCGCAAGCCCCGGCGGGCCCCGAAGCTGGCCGATCCGCGTCGCCGGCTCCGCCTGGCCACCGTGCTCACCCTGGCCGTCTTCGCCACCATCGGCATCCGGCTGGTCGTACTGCAGGCGGTGGAGACCCCCGCCTGGGCCGGGGCCGGACTCAGCGACCGGCTGATCAGCGTCGACCTGCCGGCACCGCGCGGGGCCATCTACGACCGCGACGGCGCGCCGCTGGCCCACAGCATCGAGGCACGGTACGTCTTCGCCGACCCGACCCGGATCGACGACCGGGCGGCGACCGCCCAGGCGCTCTCCCCACTGCTCGGCGTGGCCGCCTCCGACCTGGCCGAGCGGATGCGCCCGAGGATCCGGGAGAACGGCAAGCCCTCCGAGTTCGAGTACCTGGCCCGCGGAGTGCCGATCGAGCGGGCCCGGCAGATCATGGCGCTGGAGTTGAACGGCATCGGCAGCCACCGCGACGAGCGGCGCGAGGTGCCCAACGGCGACCTCGCCGCCAACCTGCTCGGCTTCACCAGCGACGACATGACCGGGCTGGAGGGGCTGGAGGCCCGCTACGACGACGTGCTCAGCGGGGTGGACGGCCGGCGGGTCTACGAGTCCGGCCGCAACAAGCTGGCCGCGCCCATCCCCGGCGGCTTCAGCCAGACCACCAGAGCCGAGCCGGGCAGCTCGGTGTGCCTGACCATCGACCGGGACCTGCAGTTCCGGGTGCAGCGCATCCTCGGCGAGCGGATGGCCGAGACCCGGGGCAGCACCGGTGCCGCCGTGGTCCTCGACGTCGCCACCGGCGAGGTGCTGGCCCAGGCCAGCTACCCCGGCTACGACGCGGCCAAGCCGGCGCAGAGCGAGCCGGTCGACCGGGAGGACGCGGCGACCAGCTTCGTGGTCGACCCGGGCTCGGTGCACAAGGCGATCACCTTCGGCGCGGCGCTGGAGGAGGGCGTGATCACGCCGGAGACCACCCTGCCGATCCCGAACGCCATCCAGATGGGTGACACCTGGTTCGCCGACACCCATCCCGCGCAGGGCCGCGAGATGAGTCTGGCCGGGATGATGGCGCACTCCTCCAACGTCGGCACCATCAAGATCGCCGAACTGTTGGGCCGGGACAACCTGATCGAGTACCAACGCCGGTTCGGGCTCGGCCAGCCCACCGGGGAGGGCATGCCGGGTGAGGCCGCCGGTCGGATCCTGCCCGCGCAGGAGTGGAGCGGTTCGTCGTACGGGTCGGTGCCGATCGGGCACAGCGTGGACGCCACCCCGCTGCAGATGGCCGCCGCCTACGCGGCGATCGCCAACGACGGCACCTGGATCCAGCCGCACCTGGTCAAGGAGATCGTCGACGCCAAGGGCGACCGCACCCCGGCGGCGGCCCCGAAGACCCACCGGGTGCTCAGCCCGCAGAACGCGGCGGCGCTGCGCACGATCCTGGAGGCGGTCACCACGGTGCCCGACGCCACCGGGACCGCGGCGGCGGTGAGCGGTTACCGGGTCGCCGGCAAGACCGGCACCGGCTGGCGGCTGGTCGACGGGCGCAAGCAGCCCGGCGAGGTGGCCTCGTTCATCGGCATGGCCCCGGCCGAGAAGCCCCGGTACGTCATCGCGGTCTTCGCGCACACTCCCGTCGGCGGCGGCGGCGAGATCACCGCCCCGGCCTTCGCCGACATGATGCGCTTCACCCTGCAGCACTACCGGGTGCCCCCGTCCAGCAGCGATGACACCCCGAACTTCGTGGTCTATCCCCGCTGA